The following are encoded together in the Paludisphaera mucosa genome:
- a CDS encoding DUF6298 domain-containing protein yields the protein MKWLTIGLFALGPAFLSPALAAADGPATGPLKVHPSNPRYFADASGRAVFLTGSHTWANLQDQGPESSSPPFDFARYLDFLSERNHNVIRLWAWEQARWAPWSDGKGSNPADWFIAPNPYARTGPGTALDGKPRFDLSRFDEAYFDRLRTRVRQAGERGIYVSVMLFQGWSASKAWLGGTPWRGHPYHPDNNVQRFNGNKHGDSGPALDDPQVRERQAAYIRKVVDTLNDLDNVLYEVTNEGGDKNWDWFVVDAVHAHEKTRPRQHPVGLTGHGSESNDEMTASPADWFSPGSKDWPDLEIDPRAVDGRKVSLLDTDHVFGVGGDPQWVWKAFLRGHNILFMDPYDDPAWTPILAAQGVGVRDAEACRRAMGHARRYASRIDLAASRPAGELVSTSFALAVPGREYLAYLPDGGPATIDVSAAKGRLVVEWMHPTTGRITPGEPVEGGAIRTLKPPFAGAAVVYLKTSP from the coding sequence ATGAAATGGCTCACGATCGGGCTGTTCGCCCTGGGCCCGGCATTCCTGTCGCCGGCCCTCGCCGCCGCGGACGGCCCCGCGACCGGGCCTTTGAAAGTCCATCCGAGCAACCCTCGCTATTTCGCCGACGCGAGCGGCCGGGCGGTCTTCCTGACGGGATCGCACACCTGGGCGAACCTCCAGGATCAGGGCCCCGAAAGCTCGTCGCCGCCGTTCGACTTCGCCCGCTATCTCGATTTCCTGAGCGAGCGCAACCACAACGTCATCCGGCTGTGGGCCTGGGAGCAGGCCCGCTGGGCGCCCTGGTCCGACGGCAAGGGATCCAATCCCGCGGACTGGTTCATCGCGCCCAATCCGTACGCCCGCACGGGCCCGGGGACGGCCCTCGACGGCAAGCCGCGATTCGACCTCTCCCGGTTCGACGAGGCGTATTTCGATCGACTTCGGACGCGGGTGCGGCAGGCGGGCGAGCGGGGGATCTACGTCTCGGTCATGCTCTTCCAGGGCTGGAGCGCGTCCAAGGCCTGGCTGGGCGGGACCCCCTGGCGCGGCCACCCGTACCATCCCGACAACAACGTCCAGCGCTTCAACGGCAACAAGCACGGCGACAGCGGCCCCGCCCTCGACGACCCCCAGGTCCGCGAGCGGCAGGCGGCTTACATCCGCAAGGTCGTCGACACGCTCAACGACCTGGACAACGTGCTCTACGAGGTGACCAACGAGGGCGGCGACAAGAACTGGGACTGGTTCGTCGTCGACGCCGTGCACGCCCATGAGAAGACCCGGCCCAGGCAGCACCCCGTCGGGCTCACAGGCCACGGCTCGGAGAGCAACGACGAGATGACGGCCAGCCCGGCGGACTGGTTCTCGCCGGGATCGAAGGACTGGCCCGACCTCGAAATCGACCCTCGCGCGGTCGACGGTCGGAAGGTCAGCCTGCTCGACACCGACCACGTCTTCGGGGTCGGCGGCGACCCGCAGTGGGTCTGGAAGGCGTTCCTTCGCGGTCACAACATCCTGTTCATGGATCCCTACGACGACCCCGCGTGGACGCCGATCCTCGCCGCCCAGGGGGTGGGCGTGCGGGACGCCGAGGCCTGCCGCCGGGCGATGGGCCATGCGCGCCGGTACGCCTCGCGCATCGACCTCGCGGCCAGCCGTCCCGCCGGCGAACTGGTCTCGACCAGCTTCGCCCTGGCGGTCCCCGGCCGGGAATACCTGGCCTACCTGCCCGACGGCGGCCCCGCGACCATCGACGTCTCGGCGGCGAAGGGGCGATTGGTCGTCGAGTGGATGCACCCGACCACCGGCCGGATCACCCCCGGCGAGCCGGTCGAGGGTGGGGCGATCCGCACGCTGAAGCCACCCTTCGCCGGGGCCGCCGTGGTCTATCTGAAGACCTCGCCCTGA
- a CDS encoding DUF4175 family protein: MNYELRSALDRVALRLRRRSLWANLAFCWLAWGGAGLALLATGPYPSGLVAILGGLALISGLGCALLARRTEKDPLCVAGRVEAAHPDLEAVLLTAVEDEFAPATQPRGFLRQSVLDRAIEHGRGHDWPKAVVSPWRLAAARFGHAAAGCGVLAVFGLLAVQSREFIDRSPPRSSAAASSAADAGLEVLPGDAEIERGTPLLVVARFGGVAPPEAKLVVEGGPGAGPPRGMTRSLEDPTFAGRVESVDADLTYHVEFGAGRSPSYRVHVFEHPELTRIDAQLVYPGYTALAPKTAEDVRHISAVEGTEAALTFRLNKEVASAALVDEDGVETPLEPTAAGAPTLRAALKLAESHRYKVRLVDRDGRKNKLTAELGVNVGRNRPPTIAVAAPGRDVRVSPVEELRLKAQADDDFGVVRHGLSYVHAGGEPREVVLSAADAGAKPAKKVEFESMIDFESLKAAPDELVSYFAWAEDVGPDGAVRRAEGDMFFAEVRHFEEIFRQGEPPPGTSQEQQQQEGAEAQQAEQLAELQKQVVNGTWKVVRREVGAKPTDKFAADVKLLQESQQTAVAQAEALGGKLQDPASKADLGRAVKAMGEAVAGLGAALAANDPAGLKPALAAEQAAYQALLKLRAREFQVVRGGARKRGGGGGGSASQRQLDQLELKNDEERFEEQSRAKPEEATQKEREQRETRQIASRLRELAQRQADLNARLKELQSALEAAKDETARQEVERQLKRLRDQQQQVLRDADELQERMENEQNRDRMAEARQQVEQAREHARQASDALEQGRTSQALTEGARAGEKLDQVREDLRKQSSNRFSEEMTEMRDEAKRLDEAQDGLTEKLDAWKDRPEKTLRDSGDRKDLEKGLERQREDFEKLVDRMKGTIQEAEETEPLLAKTLFDAVRKADEQAVPEALREAERLAQLGVPEEAARSSQRAGQGVDQLRKGVERAAQSILGDEVAALRRAQGEVDDLADQVDREIAQADGQGRKPGRPEGERRPGDPRQKARPGQAGDSERPDAEGSREGRPAGQGEPAEAGKAGDRRERQGEPQPKGQPGQPHEKGQPGAPQEKGQPGGGRGQPGELQEPGQGDAQKGQPGGQPGQGQQGQGGQGEPREPGRGEGGQGGEGAPQGGAGGGGGRSAGDRLLDGLARGPGAPIRGEGFRQWSDRMRDVEELLENPELRAEAARIRDRVRGAREEFKKHAKEPDWSQLKDMVAEPIRELRNRIAEEVRRREEPDALVPIDRDPVPPKFAEGVRRYYERLGSGR, translated from the coding sequence ATGAACTACGAGCTGAGATCCGCCCTGGACCGGGTCGCGCTGCGGCTTCGGCGTCGGAGCCTGTGGGCGAACCTGGCCTTCTGCTGGCTCGCCTGGGGCGGCGCGGGCCTCGCTTTGCTGGCGACGGGCCCTTACCCGTCGGGGCTGGTCGCCATCCTCGGCGGCCTGGCCCTGATATCGGGGCTGGGCTGCGCACTGCTCGCGCGGAGGACCGAGAAGGATCCCCTCTGCGTCGCCGGCCGCGTCGAGGCCGCGCATCCCGACCTGGAGGCCGTCCTGCTGACCGCGGTCGAGGACGAGTTCGCCCCCGCGACGCAACCTCGCGGCTTCCTGCGTCAGTCGGTGCTCGACCGGGCGATCGAGCACGGCCGCGGCCACGACTGGCCGAAGGCCGTCGTCTCGCCCTGGCGTCTCGCCGCCGCCCGTTTCGGCCACGCGGCGGCCGGCTGCGGCGTGCTCGCCGTCTTCGGGCTGCTGGCCGTCCAGTCGCGCGAGTTCATCGATCGCTCGCCGCCTCGGTCGAGCGCCGCGGCGTCCTCCGCCGCCGACGCGGGCCTCGAGGTGCTCCCGGGCGATGCCGAGATCGAGCGCGGCACCCCCTTGCTGGTCGTCGCCCGCTTCGGCGGCGTCGCGCCTCCCGAGGCGAAGCTCGTCGTCGAGGGCGGACCCGGGGCCGGCCCGCCGCGGGGGATGACCCGGAGCCTGGAAGACCCCACGTTCGCTGGCCGGGTCGAGTCGGTCGACGCCGACCTGACGTACCACGTCGAGTTCGGGGCCGGCCGCAGCCCGTCGTACCGCGTCCACGTCTTCGAGCACCCCGAGCTGACCCGGATCGACGCCCAGCTCGTCTATCCCGGCTACACCGCGCTCGCTCCCAAGACCGCCGAGGACGTCCGCCACATCTCGGCCGTGGAGGGGACCGAGGCCGCGCTGACGTTCCGGCTCAACAAGGAGGTCGCCTCGGCCGCACTCGTGGACGAGGACGGCGTGGAGACCCCGCTGGAGCCGACGGCCGCGGGGGCCCCGACGCTCCGCGCGGCGCTCAAGCTCGCCGAGTCGCATCGCTACAAGGTCCGGCTCGTCGACCGCGACGGCCGCAAGAACAAGCTGACGGCCGAGCTGGGCGTGAACGTCGGCCGCAACCGGCCGCCGACGATCGCGGTGGCCGCCCCCGGCCGCGACGTCCGGGTCTCGCCCGTCGAGGAGCTGCGGCTCAAGGCGCAGGCCGACGACGACTTCGGGGTCGTCCGCCACGGCCTCAGTTACGTCCACGCCGGCGGCGAGCCCCGCGAGGTCGTCCTCTCCGCGGCGGACGCGGGCGCGAAGCCGGCCAAGAAGGTCGAGTTCGAGTCGATGATCGACTTCGAATCGCTCAAGGCGGCCCCGGACGAGCTGGTCTCGTACTTCGCCTGGGCCGAGGACGTCGGCCCCGACGGCGCGGTCCGCCGCGCCGAGGGGGACATGTTCTTCGCCGAGGTCCGCCACTTCGAGGAGATCTTCCGCCAGGGCGAGCCCCCCCCGGGGACGTCGCAGGAGCAGCAACAGCAGGAAGGCGCCGAGGCGCAGCAGGCCGAACAGCTCGCGGAGCTGCAGAAGCAGGTCGTCAACGGCACCTGGAAGGTCGTCCGTCGCGAGGTCGGCGCGAAGCCTACCGACAAGTTCGCCGCCGACGTCAAGCTCTTGCAGGAGTCGCAGCAGACGGCCGTCGCGCAGGCGGAGGCCCTGGGGGGCAAGCTCCAGGACCCGGCCTCGAAGGCGGATCTCGGTCGGGCCGTGAAGGCGATGGGCGAGGCCGTCGCGGGGCTGGGCGCGGCCCTCGCCGCCAACGACCCGGCGGGGCTCAAGCCGGCCCTGGCCGCCGAGCAGGCCGCGTATCAGGCGCTCCTCAAGCTGCGGGCCCGCGAGTTCCAGGTCGTCCGCGGCGGGGCCCGCAAACGCGGAGGGGGCGGAGGCGGCTCGGCCTCACAGCGTCAGCTCGATCAGCTCGAATTGAAGAACGACGAGGAACGATTCGAGGAGCAGAGCCGGGCCAAGCCAGAAGAGGCCACGCAGAAGGAGCGCGAGCAGCGCGAGACCCGCCAGATCGCCAGCCGCCTGCGCGAGCTGGCCCAGCGCCAGGCCGACCTCAACGCGCGCCTCAAGGAGTTGCAGTCGGCCCTGGAGGCCGCCAAGGACGAGACGGCCAGGCAGGAGGTCGAACGCCAGCTCAAGCGGCTCCGCGACCAGCAGCAGCAGGTCCTCCGCGACGCCGACGAGCTGCAGGAGCGGATGGAGAACGAGCAGAACCGCGACCGCATGGCCGAGGCCCGCCAGCAGGTCGAGCAGGCCCGCGAGCATGCCCGCCAGGCCTCCGACGCCCTGGAGCAGGGCCGGACCTCGCAGGCGCTGACCGAGGGCGCCCGCGCCGGCGAGAAGCTCGACCAGGTCCGCGAGGACCTGCGCAAGCAGTCCTCGAACCGGTTCTCCGAAGAGATGACCGAGATGCGCGACGAGGCCAAGCGGCTCGACGAGGCGCAGGACGGCCTCACCGAGAAGCTCGACGCCTGGAAGGACCGCCCCGAGAAGACGCTCCGCGACTCCGGCGACCGCAAGGACCTGGAGAAGGGGCTCGAACGCCAGCGCGAGGACTTCGAGAAGCTCGTCGACCGGATGAAGGGGACGATCCAGGAGGCCGAGGAGACCGAGCCCCTGCTGGCCAAGACCCTCTTCGACGCTGTCCGCAAGGCCGACGAGCAGGCCGTCCCCGAGGCGCTCCGCGAGGCCGAACGTTTGGCGCAGCTCGGTGTCCCCGAGGAGGCCGCCCGATCGTCGCAACGCGCCGGCCAGGGCGTCGACCAGCTCCGGAAGGGCGTCGAACGCGCCGCCCAGAGCATCCTCGGCGACGAGGTCGCCGCCCTCCGCCGCGCGCAGGGCGAGGTTGACGATCTCGCCGACCAGGTCGACCGCGAGATCGCCCAGGCCGACGGCCAGGGCCGGAAGCCGGGTCGGCCCGAAGGCGAACGCCGACCGGGCGACCCGCGACAAAAAGCCCGGCCCGGCCAGGCCGGCGACTCGGAGCGACCCGACGCCGAAGGCTCTCGCGAGGGTCGACCCGCGGGCCAGGGCGAACCGGCCGAGGCGGGCAAGGCGGGCGACCGACGAGAACGCCAGGGCGAGCCTCAGCCGAAGGGTCAACCCGGTCAGCCGCACGAGAAGGGCCAGCCCGGCGCGCCCCAGGAGAAAGGTCAGCCCGGCGGGGGGCGAGGTCAGCCGGGCGAACTGCAAGAGCCGGGCCAGGGCGACGCCCAGAAAGGGCAGCCCGGTGGTCAGCCGGGCCAGGGGCAGCAAGGTCAGGGCGGTCAAGGCGAGCCTCGCGAGCCGGGCCGGGGTGAAGGTGGGCAGGGCGGCGAGGGGGCGCCGCAAGGCGGAGCGGGTGGCGGCGGCGGTCGGTCGGCAGGCGATCGCCTGCTGGACGGGCTCGCCCGCGGTCCCGGCGCGCCGATCCGGGGCGAAGGCTTCCGCCAGTGGTCGGACCGGATGCGCGACGTGGAGGAGCTGCTGGAGAATCCCGAGCTGCGGGCCGAGGCCGCACGGATCCGCGACCGCGTCCGGGGGGCCCGCGAGGAGTTCAAGAAGCACGCCAAGGAGCCCGACTGGTCGCAGTTGAAGGACATGGTGGCCGAGCCGATCCGCGAGCTTCGCAACCGGATCGCCGAGGAGGTCCGCCGCCGCGAGGAGCCCGACGCCCTGGTGCCGATCGACCGCGACCCCGTCCCGCCCAAATTCGCGGAGGGCGTGCGGCGCTACTACGAGCGCCTCGGGAGCGGACGATGA
- a CDS encoding HD domain-containing protein yields MARPKEIAGVSIPDGALAVEAAELVRDTESDLLFDHSLRVYLFGSLQGRRLGLTFDPELLYIGALFHDMGLTEKYRSPKERFEVDGANAAREFLRRHQVPEASIDVVWDAIALHTTPGIPKWKPPVVALVAAGVELDVIGLGYDDVSAQDRDAVLAAFPRVDFKRSIVRAFADGIAHKPETAFGNIKADVLERLLLGYVRPNFCAMIDASPFPD; encoded by the coding sequence ATGGCCCGTCCGAAAGAGATCGCCGGCGTCTCCATCCCCGACGGCGCGCTGGCCGTCGAGGCCGCCGAGCTGGTGCGCGACACCGAGTCGGACCTGCTGTTCGACCACTCGCTGCGCGTCTATTTATTCGGCTCGCTGCAGGGCCGTCGGCTCGGCCTGACATTCGACCCCGAGCTGCTCTACATCGGGGCCCTCTTCCACGACATGGGGCTGACGGAGAAGTACCGCAGCCCGAAAGAACGCTTCGAGGTGGACGGGGCCAACGCGGCGCGGGAGTTCCTCCGGCGGCACCAGGTGCCCGAGGCGTCCATCGACGTCGTCTGGGACGCCATCGCCCTGCATACGACGCCGGGCATCCCGAAGTGGAAGCCGCCCGTGGTGGCGCTCGTCGCCGCGGGCGTCGAGCTGGACGTCATCGGGCTCGGCTACGACGACGTCTCCGCCCAGGACCGCGACGCCGTACTGGCGGCCTTCCCGCGCGTGGACTTCAAGCGGAGCATCGTCCGGGCCTTCGCCGACGGCATCGCCCACAAGCCCGAGACCGCCTTCGGCAACATCAAGGCCGACGTGCTGGAGCGGCTGCTGCTCGGCTACGTCCGCCCCAACTTCTGCGCGATGATCGACGCGTCGCCGTTCCCGGATTGA
- a CDS encoding BatA domain-containing protein, translating into MSFLTPFFILGGLAVAAPILFHLIRRTTRSEMPFSSLIFLAPSPPRVTRRSRLEHWPLLLLRAAALAILAAAFARPFLRQTAAQDLGDVGRSRTALLIDVSASMRRGTLWSKAVAKALEVVAGCGPQDELAVLAFDASSRPVLGFAEWASLDPAQRQAAARSRIEALAPSWGATRLGQALIDAAGAIEDLGDAARASARVPRRIVLVSDLQQGSRLDALGDFDWPSDLELDARPVAAEGSNAAAEWLAPSDDDARPDALRVRVSNDPNSKRESFSLSWVDDKEARPIPVYVPPGESRVVRVPRPTAGPARTALRLEGDAHSFDDVLYLAADPEQPATVLFVGPDEPDDPEGLLYYLGRVFDAAPGRAVKVERRAPGSPLAIAADPPPALVVLAAETSPGDAASLAEFAKRGGTVLAVVAAGRAATLAAAAEVPAFDVVDAEVRGDAMLGEIAFDHPLFASVSAPQFNDFTKIRFRRYRRLPADALGEARVVARFENGDPAVIEKRLGKGRLVVFASGWKPADGWLARSSKFVPLMSALLDGPGSGEAAGPLLVGGPIPLPEGAVAVHKPDGSTVRVEPGTAAFRAAEAPGVYGVDAPGGPRRFAVNLDPLESRTAPLGVEALEQAGCRLVRSEASAEVEREATRQLQNAELEGRQKLWRPLILLAIAVLIVETWLAGRLGRARPIQAGASAP; encoded by the coding sequence ATGAGCTTCCTCACCCCCTTCTTCATCCTGGGCGGCCTGGCCGTCGCGGCCCCGATCCTGTTCCACCTGATCCGCCGGACGACCCGCTCCGAGATGCCCTTCAGCTCGCTCATCTTCCTCGCCCCGTCCCCCCCGAGGGTGACGCGGCGCAGCCGGCTGGAGCACTGGCCGCTGCTGCTGCTGCGGGCCGCGGCCCTGGCCATCCTCGCGGCCGCCTTCGCCCGGCCCTTCCTGCGGCAGACGGCCGCGCAGGACCTCGGCGACGTCGGACGCAGCCGGACCGCCCTGCTCATCGACGTCAGCGCCAGCATGCGCCGGGGGACGCTGTGGTCGAAGGCCGTGGCGAAGGCCCTGGAGGTCGTCGCGGGCTGCGGGCCCCAGGACGAGCTGGCGGTCCTCGCGTTCGACGCCTCCTCGCGGCCCGTGCTCGGGTTCGCCGAGTGGGCGAGCCTCGACCCGGCCCAGCGCCAGGCCGCGGCGCGGTCCCGGATCGAGGCCCTCGCGCCGTCGTGGGGCGCGACCCGCCTGGGCCAGGCGCTCATCGACGCCGCCGGCGCGATCGAGGACCTCGGCGACGCCGCCCGCGCCTCCGCCAGGGTCCCGCGCCGGATCGTCCTGGTCTCCGACCTCCAGCAAGGGAGCCGGCTTGACGCCCTGGGCGACTTCGACTGGCCTTCGGACCTCGAGCTGGACGCCCGGCCGGTCGCCGCCGAGGGCTCCAACGCCGCCGCCGAGTGGCTCGCCCCCTCGGACGACGACGCCCGGCCCGACGCCCTGCGCGTCCGCGTCAGCAACGACCCGAACTCGAAGCGCGAGTCGTTCTCCCTCTCCTGGGTCGACGACAAGGAGGCCCGGCCGATCCCCGTCTACGTCCCGCCGGGCGAGAGTCGCGTCGTCCGCGTTCCGCGTCCGACCGCCGGCCCCGCGCGGACCGCGCTGCGGCTCGAAGGGGACGCGCACTCGTTCGACGACGTGCTGTATCTCGCGGCCGACCCCGAGCAACCGGCGACCGTCCTCTTCGTCGGCCCCGACGAGCCCGACGACCCTGAGGGGCTGCTGTACTACCTCGGGCGGGTGTTCGACGCCGCGCCCGGCCGCGCCGTGAAGGTCGAGCGACGGGCCCCGGGCTCGCCCCTGGCGATCGCGGCCGACCCTCCCCCGGCGCTCGTCGTGCTGGCCGCGGAAACCTCGCCCGGCGACGCCGCTTCGCTCGCGGAGTTTGCGAAGCGCGGCGGGACCGTCCTGGCCGTCGTCGCCGCGGGCCGCGCCGCGACCCTCGCGGCGGCGGCCGAGGTGCCGGCGTTCGACGTGGTGGACGCCGAGGTCCGGGGCGATGCGATGCTCGGCGAGATCGCCTTCGACCATCCCCTCTTCGCGTCGGTGTCCGCCCCCCAGTTCAACGACTTCACCAAGATCCGCTTCCGGCGCTACCGGCGGCTCCCCGCCGACGCGCTGGGCGAGGCCCGCGTCGTCGCCCGGTTCGAGAACGGCGACCCGGCGGTGATCGAGAAGCGACTCGGCAAGGGACGGCTCGTGGTCTTCGCCAGCGGCTGGAAGCCGGCCGACGGCTGGCTCGCCCGATCGTCGAAGTTCGTGCCGCTCATGTCGGCCCTGCTCGACGGACCGGGCTCGGGAGAGGCCGCCGGTCCGCTCCTCGTCGGCGGCCCGATCCCGCTCCCCGAAGGCGCCGTCGCCGTCCACAAGCCCGACGGCTCGACGGTCCGGGTCGAGCCCGGGACGGCCGCCTTCCGCGCGGCCGAGGCCCCCGGCGTCTACGGGGTCGATGCTCCCGGAGGCCCCCGGCGCTTCGCGGTGAACCTCGATCCGCTGGAGAGCCGGACCGCGCCCCTGGGCGTCGAGGCGCTGGAGCAGGCGGGCTGTCGGCTCGTCCGGTCCGAGGCGTCGGCCGAGGTCGAGCGCGAGGCCACGAGGCAGTTGCAGAACGCGGAGCTGGAGGGGCGCCAGAAGCTCTGGCGTCCCTTGATCCTGCTGGCGATCGCGGTGCTGATCGTCGAAACCTGGCTGGCGGGGCGGCTCGGCCGCGCCCGGCCCATACAAGCGGGGGCGTCGGCGCCATGA
- a CDS encoding glutamine amidotransferase, with translation MTSPSIILGAPGWWPWAASLAGLALALIVWSYSRAGAGAGVRTACAILKALAFATLALILLEPLLSGLRPRRGANAFAVMADVSESLLIRDDGSEQTRGDWIRDRLRREAPWRARLGQDFDARGYTFDTHLRAVDDFDDLAFDGPGSAIGAALASLSKRFRGLPLAGALLFTDGCRTDVGDVDWSSLPPIYPVIPPAPGVARDVGVRDVSISQTNFESAPVVLRAEVSAVGYAGRPIVAVVVDEAGVEVQRQQAKAEADAKPLSFRFQFRPARRGVGFYQVRAFPADEEPKPEAAGASPASTEQTLANNGRLVVVDQGGGEYRVLYVGGRPNWEFKFLRRALRDDEQIKLVGLLRIARKQPKFDFQAARDRTNKFFQGFDNPDAETAEAADQPVLVRLDTLDEAELRDGFPKTAEELYRFHAIVVDDLEAGFFTPDQLALLRNFVAVRGGGLLMLGGPDSFADGGYDRTAVGELLPVYLGGRAEPADSGGLRLVLTREGWLQPWVRTRATEDEEHKRLAAMPPFRTLSRVGRIKPGAVVLAEVADPDGAVAPALAAQNFGKGRVAALLIGDLWRWGMRKQDSEESDLERSWRQTARWLVADVPRRAEVAARPKPDAPAPAVELTARVRDPEYRPLDDAKVAFKVALPGGESLTLDAEPDPREAGAYAATYVPKRPGAYRVAATAVAVDGSTVGEAEAGWAAQPAADEFARLAPDRAFLAELAAKTGGEVIDGSRLDAFVAGLPARGAPISEPWTAPLWDHPLAFLIAIACLTAEWGLRRLNGLA, from the coding sequence ATGACCTCCCCCTCGATCATCCTCGGCGCACCCGGGTGGTGGCCCTGGGCCGCCTCGCTGGCGGGCCTGGCCCTGGCGCTGATCGTCTGGAGCTACTCCCGGGCCGGCGCGGGCGCCGGGGTCCGCACCGCTTGCGCAATCCTCAAGGCGCTGGCGTTCGCGACGCTCGCGCTGATCCTGCTGGAGCCCTTGCTCTCGGGCCTGCGGCCCCGCCGCGGCGCGAACGCGTTCGCCGTGATGGCCGACGTGAGCGAGAGCCTCTTGATCCGCGACGACGGCTCGGAGCAGACGCGGGGCGATTGGATCCGCGACCGGCTCCGCCGCGAGGCCCCCTGGCGGGCGCGGCTGGGCCAGGACTTCGACGCCCGCGGCTACACCTTCGACACCCACCTCCGCGCCGTCGACGACTTCGACGACCTGGCCTTCGACGGCCCCGGCTCGGCGATCGGCGCCGCGCTGGCGTCGCTCTCCAAGCGGTTCCGGGGCTTGCCCCTGGCCGGCGCGCTCCTCTTCACCGACGGCTGCCGGACGGACGTCGGCGACGTCGACTGGTCGAGTTTGCCGCCGATCTATCCGGTGATCCCCCCCGCGCCGGGGGTCGCCCGCGACGTCGGCGTGCGCGACGTCTCGATCAGCCAGACCAACTTCGAATCCGCCCCGGTCGTGCTCCGGGCCGAGGTCTCGGCCGTCGGCTACGCGGGCCGGCCGATCGTCGCCGTCGTCGTCGACGAGGCGGGCGTCGAGGTCCAGCGTCAGCAGGCGAAGGCCGAGGCCGACGCCAAGCCCCTGAGCTTCCGCTTCCAGTTCCGCCCCGCACGCCGGGGCGTCGGCTTCTACCAGGTCCGCGCCTTCCCGGCCGACGAGGAGCCCAAGCCGGAGGCCGCCGGCGCTTCGCCGGCCTCGACCGAGCAGACGCTCGCCAACAACGGACGGCTGGTCGTCGTCGACCAGGGGGGCGGCGAATACCGGGTGCTCTACGTCGGCGGCCGGCCCAACTGGGAATTCAAGTTCCTCCGCCGGGCGCTCCGGGACGACGAGCAGATCAAGCTCGTCGGCCTGCTGCGGATTGCCCGCAAGCAGCCCAAGTTCGACTTCCAGGCCGCCCGCGACCGCACGAACAAGTTCTTCCAGGGCTTCGACAACCCCGACGCCGAGACCGCGGAGGCCGCCGACCAGCCGGTCCTGGTCCGGCTCGACACGCTCGACGAGGCCGAGCTTCGAGACGGCTTCCCGAAGACGGCCGAGGAACTGTACCGCTTCCACGCGATCGTCGTGGACGACCTGGAGGCCGGCTTCTTCACGCCCGACCAACTCGCCCTGCTGCGGAACTTCGTCGCCGTCCGGGGGGGCGGGCTGCTCATGCTCGGCGGCCCCGACTCGTTCGCCGACGGCGGGTACGACCGGACCGCCGTCGGCGAGCTGCTGCCCGTCTACCTCGGCGGTCGGGCCGAGCCGGCCGACTCCGGCGGGCTGCGGCTGGTCCTGACCCGCGAGGGCTGGCTCCAGCCCTGGGTGCGGACCCGGGCCACCGAGGACGAGGAGCACAAGCGGCTGGCCGCCATGCCGCCGTTCCGGACCCTCAGCCGCGTGGGCCGCATCAAGCCGGGGGCCGTCGTCCTGGCCGAGGTCGCCGACCCCGACGGGGCCGTCGCCCCCGCCCTCGCGGCGCAGAACTTCGGCAAGGGCCGCGTCGCCGCGCTCTTGATCGGCGACCTCTGGCGCTGGGGGATGCGGAAGCAGGACTCCGAGGAGAGCGACCTCGAACGGTCCTGGCGGCAGACCGCGCGCTGGCTGGTCGCCGACGTCCCCCGGCGCGCGGAGGTCGCCGCCCGCCCGAAGCCCGACGCCCCCGCGCCGGCCGTCGAGCTGACGGCCCGGGTGCGCGACCCCGAGTACCGGCCGCTCGACGACGCCAAGGTCGCGTTCAAGGTCGCGCTCCCCGGCGGCGAATCCCTGACGCTCGACGCCGAGCCCGACCCTCGCGAGGCCGGCGCGTACGCGGCGACCTACGTGCCCAAGCGGCCCGGGGCCTATCGCGTCGCGGCGACCGCCGTCGCGGTGGACGGCTCGACCGTCGGCGAGGCCGAGGCCGGCTGGGCGGCCCAGCCCGCCGCCGACGAGTTCGCCCGCCTCGCGCCCGATCGCGCGTTCCTCGCCGAGCTGGCCGCGAAGACGGGGGGCGAGGTGATCGACGGCTCGCGCCTGGACGCCTTCGTCGCCGGCCTCCCCGCGCGCGGGGCGCCGATCTCGGAACCCTGGACGGCCCCGCTGTGGGACCACCCGCTCGCCTTCCTGATCGCGATCGCCTGCCTCACCGCCGAGTGGGGCCTGCGCCGCCTGAACGGACTCGCCTGA